A part of Pirellulaceae bacterium genomic DNA contains:
- the tadA gene encoding Flp pilus assembly complex ATPase component TadA, which produces MVTRRLGQILVDLGFITDDQLQVVLDEQQQRPGALLGKIAEDLGLITEAQLAQALAEQFHMQTVELSDAQLPPDLLKHLTETMAQMYRVIPVQFDGSALTVATSNPQDLRVQDELRTFLGYDIKLVVATDRDIDAMIAKYYSSDVDTMERIIENLAKDDELITAASKLSKDGAFNLSDAEALADSAPVRKLLNMVLLMAIKDHASDIHFEPFETEFRIRIKAEGVLYEMVPPPRHLAFAITTRIKVMANLDIAERRLPQDGRIELMVGGHQVDLRVSVLPTLFGESVVMRILDRSVVSLNLNNVGMDEHTLTTFLKIIDRPNGIVLVTGPTGSGKTTTLYSALSQLNSIEDKLITTEDPVEYDIDGIIQIPIDHEIGVTFASCLRAILRQDPDIILVGEIRDVETAEIAVQASLTGHLVFSTLHTNDAPSTITRMKDMGIPTFLITACVEAILAQRLVRRICVNCREETQVSREILMDLGVDPETVKDKKFYRGRGCDNCNNTGYKARIGLFELMIMNDTLRDMIMSNATTDQLRDKAEEFGMIPLRRYGMNYVYQGITTADEILRETIAD; this is translated from the coding sequence ATGGTTACTCGACGTCTCGGCCAAATCTTAGTTGACCTGGGTTTCATCACCGACGACCAGTTGCAGGTCGTCTTGGATGAACAGCAGCAGCGCCCCGGCGCGCTGCTGGGCAAAATCGCCGAGGACCTGGGGCTGATTACCGAAGCCCAGTTGGCACAGGCGCTGGCCGAGCAGTTTCACATGCAGACCGTGGAATTGTCTGACGCCCAATTGCCGCCCGATCTGCTGAAGCATTTGACCGAAACCATGGCGCAGATGTACCGCGTCATTCCGGTTCAGTTCGACGGATCAGCGCTCACTGTGGCAACCAGCAATCCGCAAGACTTGCGCGTCCAGGACGAACTCCGCACCTTCCTGGGATATGACATCAAACTGGTAGTGGCCACCGATCGTGATATCGACGCCATGATCGCCAAGTACTATTCGTCCGACGTCGATACGATGGAACGGATCATCGAGAACCTGGCCAAGGACGATGAACTGATCACAGCGGCCTCCAAATTGTCCAAAGACGGCGCCTTTAACCTGAGTGACGCCGAAGCCCTGGCCGACAGCGCTCCGGTTCGCAAGCTGCTGAACATGGTGTTGCTGATGGCCATCAAAGATCACGCCAGCGACATCCACTTTGAGCCGTTCGAGACGGAATTCCGTATCCGCATCAAGGCCGAAGGTGTGTTGTACGAAATGGTGCCGCCGCCGCGCCACTTGGCCTTTGCCATTACCACGCGCATCAAAGTCATGGCCAATCTGGACATTGCCGAACGGCGCTTGCCGCAGGACGGTCGTATCGAGCTGATGGTGGGTGGTCACCAAGTGGACCTGCGCGTCAGTGTGCTGCCAACCCTGTTTGGCGAAAGCGTGGTCATGCGAATTTTGGACCGCTCGGTCGTGTCGCTGAACCTGAACAACGTCGGCATGGATGAACACACGCTCACGACCTTTCTGAAGATCATCGATCGGCCCAACGGTATCGTGCTGGTTACCGGACCGACCGGGTCGGGCAAAACCACCACGCTCTATTCGGCGCTCAGCCAGTTGAATTCGATCGAAGACAAGCTGATCACCACCGAGGATCCGGTGGAATACGATATCGATGGCATCATTCAGATTCCCATCGATCATGAAATCGGAGTGACATTTGCCTCGTGTCTGCGGGCCATTTTGCGGCAGGATCCCGACATCATCCTGGTCGGCGAGATTCGCGATGTGGAAACGGCTGAGATCGCGGTGCAGGCCTCGTTGACTGGCCACTTGGTATTCAGCACGCTGCACACCAACGACGCTCCCAGCACCATCACCCGTATGAAGGACATGGGTATTCCGACCTTCTTGATCACCGCCTGCGTCGAAGCCATTCTGGCCCAGCGTCTGGTGCGTCGCATTTGCGTCAACTGCCGCGAGGAGACTCAGGTTAGCCGCGAGATATTGATGGATCTGGGAGTCGATCCAGAAACGGTGAAAGACAAGAAGTTTTATCGCGGTCGAGGCTGTGACAATTGTAACAACACCGGCTACAAGGCCCGCATCGGCCTGTTTGAGCTGATGATCATGAACGACACTTTACGCGACATGATCATGTCTAACGCCACCACCGACCAACTGCGCGATAAGGCCGAAGAGTTCGGTATGATTCCGCTGCGCAGATACGGCATGAACTATGTCTATCAAGGCATCACCACCGCTGACGAAATCCTGCGTGAAACCATCGCCGATTAA
- a CDS encoding type II secretion system F family protein has protein sequence MPTFQFEAMDAKGQEIKDIIEAANEEEAQTTIRQMGYFVTKIQVKKGAAKAAVAGQKKKRPFAIGGASTKNICAFTRQLSILQDAGLPILRSLKILENNSKPGKLKNSLMDTCDEIETGSTLSEAMSKSPKVFNRLYVNMIKAGEAGGALETILQRLADFLESSEALKRKVKGAMIYPIAVVLIACGILTLIMWYIVPNFAKMFDEFGLTLPPPTLLLIAMSNYVVNYWFLLVLIPFCFWLLVKLCRKFRSGRMGFDMFMLKLPVFGGLVEKNTLARTTRTLGTLVASGVPILEALNITRETAGNAMFERIFTKVSEAIREGEVISKPLRDNATPGFQPMALFFWCMTGAFPGVMVLSVALTAGRAGAQKDSMESLLMVGAYVLGVGILLSALFYVMKMRTRVVDELVVNMVDVGEETGELDTMLYKVADTYDDEVNVMTEGLTRLIEPLLICFLGFAVGFIVISLFMPLIKLITELSSAK, from the coding sequence ATGCCGACCTTTCAATTTGAGGCCATGGACGCTAAAGGCCAAGAAATTAAGGACATCATCGAGGCCGCTAACGAAGAAGAAGCCCAGACCACGATTCGGCAGATGGGCTACTTCGTTACCAAAATCCAGGTAAAGAAGGGCGCTGCCAAAGCTGCGGTTGCTGGGCAAAAGAAGAAGCGGCCTTTCGCCATTGGCGGAGCCAGTACCAAGAATATCTGCGCTTTTACGCGTCAATTGTCGATCCTGCAAGACGCCGGTCTGCCGATCCTGCGCAGTCTGAAGATTCTGGAAAACAACAGCAAGCCCGGCAAACTCAAGAACTCGCTGATGGATACCTGCGACGAGATCGAGACGGGCTCGACCTTGTCCGAAGCGATGAGCAAGAGCCCCAAGGTATTCAACCGCTTGTACGTGAATATGATCAAAGCTGGTGAGGCGGGTGGTGCGTTGGAGACCATTTTGCAACGCCTGGCCGACTTTTTGGAGAGTTCCGAGGCGCTCAAGCGCAAGGTCAAAGGCGCCATGATCTACCCGATCGCCGTGGTGCTGATCGCCTGCGGGATATTGACTTTGATCATGTGGTACATCGTACCCAACTTTGCCAAGATGTTCGATGAATTCGGACTGACCCTGCCGCCGCCAACCTTGCTGCTGATTGCGATGAGCAATTACGTGGTCAACTATTGGTTCTTGTTGGTGCTGATTCCGTTCTGCTTCTGGCTGTTGGTCAAACTGTGTCGCAAATTCCGCTCGGGTCGCATGGGCTTTGATATGTTCATGCTCAAATTGCCGGTGTTTGGTGGCTTGGTGGAAAAGAACACGCTGGCCAGAACCACGCGCACCTTGGGAACATTGGTGGCCTCGGGTGTGCCCATTTTGGAGGCTCTGAACATCACCCGCGAAACGGCGGGCAATGCCATGTTCGAGCGTATCTTTACCAAAGTCAGCGAAGCCATTCGCGAAGGCGAAGTCATCAGCAAGCCGCTGCGCGACAACGCCACGCCCGGCTTTCAACCGATGGCCCTGTTTTTCTGGTGCATGACCGGCGCGTTTCCCGGGGTGATGGTGCTGTCGGTGGCACTTACGGCCGGACGGGCTGGTGCGCAGAAGGATTCGATGGAATCGCTGTTGATGGTGGGCGCCTATGTGCTGGGCGTCGGTATTCTGCTGAGCGCACTGTTTTATGTCATGAAGATGCGCACACGAGTCGTCGACGAACTGGTGGTGAACATGGTAGACGTCGGCGAAGAGACCGGTGAATTGGATACCATGCTTTACAAGGTTGCCGACACCTATGACGACGAAGTGAATGTGATGACCGAAGGCCTGACGCGGTTGATTGAACCCTTGC